A window of Campylobacter cuniculorum DSM 23162 = LMG 24588 contains these coding sequences:
- a CDS encoding M16 family metallopeptidase: protein MIHYEKTILKNKLEVYSFAVNKNSKVISVDIFYKVGSRNETMGKSGIAHMLEHLNFKSTKNLRAGEFDEIVKGFGGVDNASTGFDYTHYYIKCAQQHLDKALGLFAELMSHLSLKDEEFQPERKVVLEERRWRTDNNPLGYLYFRLFNHAFIHHPYHWTPIGFLKDIENWSIEDIKDFHQTFYQPKNAILVVSGDIESEEVFECAKKHFEKIKNRKSIPKIHTKEPKQDGAKRVELKKNSDTELLALAFKIPNYKHKDIPALNVLAELLGNGKSSLISEILVDKLNLVNDYYSFVNDSIDENLFIFICNCNPQIKAEMVEKELLKILTSLKQGKISNKALQKVKNNIKSDFIFSLNTASAVSNTYGSFLARGDLKPLLNYEKDTQNLQIKDLIRCANEYFVKENSTTIILRKD, encoded by the coding sequence ATGATACATTATGAAAAAACAATTCTTAAAAACAAACTCGAGGTTTATAGCTTTGCTGTCAATAAAAACAGCAAGGTCATTAGCGTAGATATTTTTTATAAGGTCGGTTCAAGAAATGAAACTATGGGAAAAAGCGGGATAGCTCATATGCTTGAACATCTTAATTTCAAAAGCACAAAAAACCTTAGGGCAGGTGAATTTGATGAGATTGTCAAGGGCTTTGGAGGAGTGGATAATGCAAGTACCGGTTTTGATTATACGCATTATTATATCAAATGTGCTCAGCAGCATTTAGATAAAGCTTTGGGGCTTTTTGCTGAACTTATGAGTCATTTGAGCCTAAAAGATGAGGAATTTCAACCTGAAAGAAAGGTTGTTTTAGAAGAAAGACGATGGAGAACTGATAACAATCCTTTAGGATATTTATATTTTAGACTTTTTAATCACGCTTTTATCCACCACCCCTATCATTGGACTCCGATTGGTTTTTTAAAGGATATTGAAAATTGGAGCATTGAGGACATTAAAGATTTTCATCAAACCTTTTATCAACCTAAAAATGCCATTTTAGTTGTGAGCGGGGACATTGAGAGTGAAGAAGTTTTTGAGTGTGCAAAAAAGCATTTTGAAAAGATTAAAAACCGCAAATCCATTCCAAAAATTCACACTAAAGAGCCTAAACAAGATGGGGCAAAGAGAGTGGAGCTTAAAAAAAATTCGGACACCGAACTTTTAGCTTTAGCCTTTAAAATTCCAAATTATAAACACAAGGATATTCCAGCTCTTAATGTTTTAGCCGAGCTTTTAGGAAATGGAAAAAGCTCTTTAATCAGCGAAATTTTAGTCGATAAACTCAATCTTGTCAATGATTATTATTCTTTTGTCAATGATAGCATTGATGAAAATTTATTTATTTTTATCTGCAATTGCAATCCTCAAATCAAGGCTGAAATGGTCGAAAAAGAATTGCTTAAAATTTTAACCTCTCTCAAGCAAGGTAAAATTTCAAACAAAGCCTTGCAAAAAGTGAAAAATAATATAAAAAGTGATTTTATTTTTTCTCTAAATACCGCAAGTGCTGTTTCTAATACCTATGGTTCTTTCCTTGCAAGAGGAGATTTAAAACCGCTTTTAAATTATGAAAAAGATACGCAGAATTTGCAAATTAAAGATTTAATAAGATGTGCAAATGAATATTTTGTGAAAGAAAATTCCACAACTATAATTTTAAGAAAGGATTAA
- a CDS encoding MBL fold metallo-hydrolase translates to MQILKQACGAYETNCYILNTHKGEFIIDPGVNAYDFVKLHVKKPLAILNTHGHFDHVWDNAKIRSEFNIPIYIHKNDEFFLQDPYNQGFEKHKADFLIDNENEIELFGLKFKFHFLPGHTPGCTMIEFVGENLMFSGDFLFFKSIGRWDLPYSDANLMKQSLEKIMTYKEDYRLFPGHGGETSLKEEQKHLPSWLRYF, encoded by the coding sequence ATGCAAATTTTAAAACAAGCTTGCGGGGCGTATGAAACAAATTGTTATATTTTAAATACACATAAAGGTGAATTTATCATAGATCCGGGTGTGAATGCTTACGATTTTGTCAAACTTCATGTTAAAAAACCCTTAGCCATACTCAACACTCATGGACATTTTGATCATGTATGGGATAATGCTAAAATTAGAAGTGAATTTAATATTCCTATTTATATCCATAAAAATGATGAATTTTTCCTTCAAGACCCATATAATCAAGGTTTTGAAAAACATAAGGCGGATTTTTTAATTGATAATGAAAATGAAATCGAGCTTTTTGGATTGAAATTTAAATTTCATTTTCTTCCCGGACATACACCCGGTTGTACGATGATAGAATTTGTAGGTGAAAATTTAATGTTTAGCGGGGATTTTTTATTTTTTAAAAGCATAGGAAGATGGGATTTGCCTTATTCAGATGCGAATTTAATGAAACAAAGTTTAGAAAAAATTATGACTTATAAAGAAGATTATCGTCTTTTTCCCGGACATGGCGGAGAAACTTCTTTAAAAGAAGAGCAAAAACACTTGCCGAGTTGGTTGAGATATTTTTAA
- a CDS encoding quinone-dependent dihydroorotate dehydrogenase: MTYDLIKPLLFRLEAEKAHCLVEFSLRTLNILLPGALSFLAHRYIVNDESLKQNLLGLQFYNPIGLAGGFDKNATMIKPLSALGFGFLEFGTFTPKAQKGNEKPRLFRLSRQESLQNAMGFNNQGSDKITSRLSQIYPFVLPLGANIGKNALSEEALEDYLYLLRNFKDLCDYFTINISSPNTKNLRDLQNAEFLSTLLEEALKITSKPILIKIAPDMKIKYALELCENAINKGAKGFIIANTSTDYSLLDNQRTFGGISGKLITQKNGIFFEKLAKELFGKAILIASGGVDSAEIAYERIKKGANLVQIYTALVFKGPSLIKTINEKLSLLLKEDGFVNICEAVGADLK; this comes from the coding sequence ATGACTTATGATTTGATAAAACCTTTGCTTTTTAGACTTGAAGCTGAAAAGGCTCATTGTTTGGTTGAATTTTCTTTAAGGACTTTAAATATACTTTTACCGGGTGCTTTAAGCTTTTTAGCCCATCGATATATTGTCAATGATGAGAGTTTAAAGCAAAATTTACTAGGACTTCAATTTTATAATCCCATAGGTCTTGCAGGAGGTTTTGATAAAAATGCGACAATGATTAAGCCATTGAGTGCTTTAGGTTTTGGTTTTTTGGAATTTGGAACCTTTACACCAAAGGCTCAAAAGGGTAATGAAAAGCCTAGATTGTTTCGTTTAAGCCGACAAGAAAGTCTGCAAAATGCTATGGGTTTTAATAATCAAGGCAGTGATAAAATCACTTCAAGACTCTCTCAAATTTATCCTTTTGTCTTGCCTTTAGGTGCAAATATCGGTAAAAACGCCTTGAGTGAAGAGGCTTTAGAGGATTATCTTTATTTGTTAAGAAATTTTAAGGATTTGTGTGATTATTTTACTATCAATATTTCTTCACCAAATACTAAAAATTTAAGGGATTTGCAAAATGCAGAATTTTTAAGTACTTTGCTTGAAGAAGCCTTAAAAATTACTTCAAAGCCGATTTTGATTAAAATTGCACCCGATATGAAAATCAAATATGCTTTAGAGCTTTGCGAAAATGCTATAAACAAAGGTGCTAAAGGTTTTATCATCGCAAATACAAGCACGGATTATTCTTTGCTTGATAATCAACGCACTTTTGGGGGGATTAGCGGTAAGCTTATCACTCAAAAAAATGGAATCTTTTTTGAAAAACTTGCTAAGGAGCTTTTTGGAAAAGCGATTTTGATTGCAAGTGGAGGGGTTGATAGTGCTGAAATTGCGTATGAACGTATTAAAAAGGGTGCTAATTTGGTTCAAATTTACACAGCCCTTGTTTTTAAAGGTCCATCTTTGATTAAAACTATCAATGAAAAATTAAGCCTTTTACTCAAAGAAGATGGTTTTGTAAATATTTGTGAAGCAGTGGGAGCGGATTTAAAATGA
- a CDS encoding NAD+ synthase, producing the protein MDYEKILEITCNFIKQKVKDARAEGVVLGLSGGIDSALVAHLCKKALKDKIFALLMPSSSSNKDNLKDALELCEELKIAYKILSIQEILTSFLERCEQADKIRIGNLSARIRMALLYDFSMLKNFLVIGTSNKSELLLGYGTIYGDLACAFNPIGDLYKSEIYEFARFLKLNEKFIQKSPSADLWEGQSDESDLGFSYDAIDKGLQALEKNDKEELLKLDKKLIQMLKERSLKNAFKRKMPEILSLKNFQ; encoded by the coding sequence ATGGATTATGAAAAAATTTTAGAAATTACGTGCAATTTTATCAAGCAAAAGGTTAAAGATGCAAGAGCAGAAGGTGTGGTTTTAGGACTAAGCGGAGGGATTGATTCAGCACTTGTGGCTCATCTTTGTAAAAAAGCTTTAAAGGATAAAATTTTTGCCCTTTTAATGCCTAGTTCTTCATCAAACAAAGACAATCTCAAAGATGCTTTAGAGCTTTGTGAAGAGCTTAAAATCGCATACAAAATTCTATCCATACAAGAAATTTTAACTTCTTTTTTAGAAAGATGCGAACAAGCGGACAAGATACGCATTGGCAATCTTTCTGCTCGAATTCGTATGGCTTTGCTCTATGATTTTTCTATGTTAAAAAATTTTTTAGTCATCGGCACTTCAAATAAAAGTGAATTACTCTTAGGTTATGGCACGATTTATGGCGATTTAGCCTGTGCTTTTAATCCTATAGGGGACTTGTATAAGAGTGAAATTTATGAATTCGCTCGCTTCTTAAAACTCAATGAAAAATTCATTCAAAAATCTCCTTCAGCAGATTTGTGGGAGGGACAGAGTGATGAATCGGACTTAGGTTTTTCTTATGATGCGATTGATAAGGGTTTACAAGCCTTAGAAAAAAATGATAAAGAAGAGCTTTTAAAACTTGATAAAAAGTTGATTCAAATGCTTAAAGAAAGAAGTTTAAAAAATGCTTTTAAAAGAAAAATGCCTGAAATTTTATCGCTTAAGAATTTTCAATGA
- the kdsB gene encoding 3-deoxy-manno-octulosonate cytidylyltransferase gives MIIIPARLKSTRFAEKILCEIKGVPMFIATARQVSSVDEVCIAVDDEKVLHIAKDFNFKAVLTQKNHESGTDRINEVCEILKLKNDELIINVQADEPFIESENLAKFKAFSEDCLKRDAFMASCYKKISSAQAQDPNLVKVVCDNQGFALYFSRAKIPYEREKYTEDFKGHLGIYAYSVKALNEFCHFKNSHLEKAEKLEQLRAIENSKKIKMLEISTQSMGIDTKEDYEKALKIFKA, from the coding sequence ATGATTATTATACCCGCAAGACTTAAATCGACGCGTTTTGCAGAAAAGATTTTATGTGAGATTAAAGGTGTGCCTATGTTTATCGCAACAGCTAGGCAAGTTTCAAGTGTTGATGAAGTTTGCATTGCTGTGGATGATGAAAAAGTTTTGCACATTGCTAAGGATTTTAATTTCAAGGCTGTTTTAACCCAAAAAAATCATGAAAGTGGCACAGATAGAATCAACGAAGTGTGCGAAATTTTAAAGCTTAAAAACGATGAGCTTATCATTAATGTGCAAGCTGATGAACCCTTTATAGAGAGTGAAAATCTTGCAAAATTTAAGGCTTTTAGTGAGGATTGTTTAAAGAGGGACGCTTTTATGGCAAGCTGTTATAAAAAAATCAGTTCCGCTCAAGCACAAGATCCTAATCTTGTTAAAGTTGTATGCGACAATCAAGGTTTTGCTTTGTATTTTTCAAGGGCAAAAATTCCCTATGAAAGGGAGAAATATACCGAAGATTTTAAGGGGCATTTGGGAATTTATGCTTATAGTGTCAAGGCTTTGAATGAATTTTGTCATTTTAAGAATTCTCATTTGGAAAAAGCTGAAAAACTTGAACAATTAAGAGCCATAGAAAATAGTAAAAAAATTAAAATGCTTGAAATTTCTACTCAAAGTATGGGGATTGATACAAAAGAAGATTACGAAAAAGCTTTAAAAATTTTTAAAGCTTGA
- the thrC gene encoding threonine synthase produces MLLVESRNANNQVDFKEAILHPNAKEGGLYTPLELPQFDGLKYADLNYKDFALELIKSFDFGSEELFEKALQSYENFDDKFCPIFLRKIDDKLFINELYHGPTRAFKDMALQPFGVLLREFSKDKKILIICATSGDTGPATLKSFENSKNIKVVCMYPQGGTSAIQALQMRALDRGNLKVFAIKGNFDDAQNTLKNLLIKAEFKEKLNQLGYELSAANSVNFGRILFQIIYHYYAAVKIGKGEEIDIIIPSGNFGNALGAYYAKKMGANIARIKIASNANNILTELFTKGEYDLRNKSLKKTISPAMDILVSSNIERLFFDKFGDKRTKELMLLLKNEKYFSLQKCELKALKEDFDADFCDDDLCMSFIKQNKILIDPHTATCFKFQDKNRTSIIASTAEWTKFTPSMVKALYDRECKDEKEDLLKISKQYNFEVKKELLALFDLENQVSRTYEMSEIENKILEWIKQ; encoded by the coding sequence ATGCTTTTAGTGGAAAGTAGAAATGCAAACAATCAAGTGGATTTTAAAGAAGCTATTTTACACCCAAATGCTAAGGAAGGAGGACTTTATACTCCTTTGGAGCTGCCACAATTTGATGGATTAAAATATGCGGATTTAAATTATAAAGATTTTGCTTTAGAATTGATTAAAAGTTTTGATTTTGGTTCTGAAGAGCTTTTTGAAAAAGCTTTGCAAAGTTATGAAAATTTCGATGATAAATTTTGCCCGATTTTTTTAAGAAAAATTGATGATAAACTTTTTATCAACGAGCTTTATCACGGACCTACAAGAGCCTTTAAAGATATGGCTTTACAGCCTTTTGGAGTGCTTTTAAGGGAATTTTCTAAAGATAAAAAAATTCTTATCATCTGTGCTACAAGCGGAGATACAGGACCTGCGACCTTAAAGAGTTTTGAAAATTCTAAAAATATCAAAGTTGTTTGTATGTATCCACAAGGTGGCACAAGTGCCATTCAAGCATTGCAAATGAGGGCTTTAGATAGGGGTAATTTAAAGGTTTTTGCTATCAAGGGCAATTTTGATGATGCACAAAATACTCTTAAAAATTTGTTAATAAAAGCTGAATTTAAAGAGAAATTAAATCAATTAGGATACGAATTGAGTGCGGCAAATTCTGTGAATTTTGGGAGAATTTTATTTCAAATCATTTATCATTATTATGCAGCGGTTAAAATAGGCAAGGGCGAGGAAATAGACATTATCATACCAAGCGGGAATTTTGGTAATGCTTTGGGTGCATATTATGCTAAAAAAATGGGTGCGAATATTGCTAGAATTAAAATCGCTTCAAACGCAAACAATATCTTAACCGAGCTTTTTACCAAAGGAGAATATGATTTAAGAAATAAGAGCTTGAAAAAGACGATTTCACCTGCTATGGATATACTTGTTTCGTCTAATATAGAACGTTTGTTTTTTGATAAATTTGGAGATAAACGCACTAAGGAATTGATGCTTTTGCTTAAAAATGAGAAATATTTTTCTTTGCAAAAATGTGAATTAAAGGCTTTAAAAGAGGATTTTGACGCGGATTTTTGTGATGATGATTTGTGTATGAGTTTTATTAAACAAAATAAAATTTTAATCGACCCACACACAGCCACTTGTTTTAAATTCCAAGATAAAAATCGCACAAGTATTATTGCTTCAACCGCTGAATGGACGAAATTCACTCCAAGTATGGTTAAGGCTTTATATGATAGAGAATGCAAAGATGAAAAAGAAGATTTGCTAAAAATTTCTAAGCAGTATAATTTTGAGGTAAAAAAAGAGCTTTTAGCACTTTTTGATTTAGAAAATCAAGTTTCTAGGACTTATGAAATGAGTGAAATTGAAAATAAAATTTTAGAATGGATTAAACAATGA
- a CDS encoding enoyl-ACP reductase has protein sequence MKSEFQGKTLVISGGTRGIGKAIVYEFAKEGVNIAFTYNSNENLAKEIVEDLENKYQIKARAYEFNILEPETYKELFEKIDRDFERIDYFISNAIISGRAVVGGYTKFMKLKPKGINNIFTATVNAFVVGAQEAAKRMERIGGGSIISISSTGNLVYIENYAGHGTAKAAVETMVRYAATELGEKNIRVNVVSGGPIETDALRAFTNYEMVKNATIELSPLNRMGQPEDLAGACLFLCSSKAGWVTGHSFIIDGGTTFK, from the coding sequence ATGAAGAGTGAATTTCAAGGAAAAACTTTAGTCATTAGTGGCGGGACTCGTGGTATAGGAAAGGCTATTGTTTATGAATTTGCTAAAGAGGGTGTGAATATAGCTTTTACTTATAATTCTAATGAAAATTTGGCTAAAGAAATTGTCGAGGATTTAGAAAACAAATACCAAATTAAAGCAAGGGCTTATGAATTTAATATCTTAGAACCAGAAACCTACAAAGAGCTTTTTGAAAAAATTGATAGGGATTTTGAACGTATAGATTATTTTATTTCTAATGCGATTATTTCGGGAAGAGCTGTCGTGGGCGGTTATACTAAATTTATGAAATTAAAACCTAAGGGCATTAATAATATCTTTACCGCAACCGTCAATGCTTTTGTCGTAGGGGCTCAAGAAGCTGCAAAAAGAATGGAGAGGATAGGGGGTGGAAGTATTATTTCTATCTCATCAACAGGAAATTTAGTCTATATAGAAAATTATGCAGGACATGGCACGGCAAAAGCAGCCGTTGAAACTATGGTAAGATATGCGGCTACCGAGCTTGGTGAAAAAAATATACGCGTTAATGTTGTCAGCGGAGGCCCTATTGAAACTGATGCTTTAAGAGCTTTTACAAATTATGAAATGGTTAAAAATGCTACAATCGAGCTTAGTCCTTTAAATCGTATGGGACAGCCCGAAGATTTAGCTGGTGCTTGTCTTTTTCTGTGTTCTTCAAAGGCTGGTTGGGTAACAGGACATAGTTTTATCATTGATGGTGGAACAACTTTTAAGTAA
- a CDS encoding ABC transporter ATP-binding protein yields MYKLMNLREVLIRFKPFYIKYWKHFFIAIIGMILASVGTAGSFSAIKPIIDKIFIEKNETMLYIVPFFLVFAYLLKNCGMYLQTYYVSYIGTNILRTLRSLVLENLLRLDILFFKKHRSGELISRCTNDINALQMIVSSIIPDFLREFFTALGLLIVVIYHSPKLSFFALIVLPLVVFPLIWFARKLKKYAKRGQEKNADLLSRLSEIFSNIELVKANNTEKKEKAKFDVENSELCKIQLKNTRVDALISPLIEIFGSFGVAIVIIIGGKEVIQGVMTPGDFFTFVSALFAIYNPLKRMTSLYGKLQIAVVASERTFYLLDLKPQIQGGAKELENINHLEFKQVKFAYDEHKEVLKGIDFAFKKGEILAFVGPSGGGKTSIIGLILHFFQKKSGQILINGEELDNFSLESLRSKIALVTQDIYIFNDTIAQNIAYSGEIDEEKIIEVLKLANAYDFVMQMGGIHTEIFEHGKNLSGGQKQRIAIARALYKKPDLLIFDESTSALDNASERAIVQTIEKLKKEHLILMIAHRLSTIENADKIALLDEGKIVAIGSDEELMRFSSVYQNFKNQKDKAEL; encoded by the coding sequence GTGTATAAATTAATGAATTTAAGAGAAGTTTTAATCCGCTTTAAGCCCTTTTATATCAAATATTGGAAGCATTTTTTCATTGCAATCATCGGTATGATTTTAGCAAGTGTTGGGACGGCTGGAAGTTTTTCTGCCATCAAGCCTATTATTGATAAAATTTTTATTGAAAAAAATGAAACTATGCTTTATATAGTGCCTTTTTTTCTTGTTTTTGCGTATTTGTTAAAAAATTGCGGAATGTATTTGCAAACTTATTATGTTTCTTATATTGGGACAAATATACTAAGAACTTTACGCTCTCTTGTCTTAGAAAATCTTTTGCGTTTGGATATATTATTTTTTAAAAAACACAGAAGCGGAGAGCTTATTAGTCGTTGCACTAATGATATTAACGCTCTTCAAATGATTGTTTCAAGTATCATTCCTGATTTTTTAAGAGAATTTTTTACAGCTTTGGGGCTCTTAATTGTGGTGATTTATCATAGTCCAAAACTTTCTTTTTTTGCTTTAATTGTGTTGCCATTAGTTGTTTTTCCTTTGATATGGTTTGCAAGAAAACTTAAAAAATATGCAAAAAGAGGACAGGAAAAAAACGCAGATTTACTCTCACGTTTGAGTGAAATTTTTTCTAATATTGAGCTGGTTAAAGCAAACAATACAGAAAAAAAAGAAAAGGCAAAATTTGATGTTGAAAATAGTGAGCTTTGTAAAATTCAGCTCAAAAACACTCGCGTCGATGCACTCATAAGCCCTTTAATAGAAATTTTTGGTTCTTTTGGAGTTGCGATAGTGATTATTATTGGGGGAAAAGAAGTGATACAAGGTGTTATGACTCCGGGAGATTTTTTCACCTTTGTTTCAGCCCTTTTTGCCATCTATAATCCTTTAAAAAGAATGACTTCTTTATATGGTAAATTGCAAATTGCAGTGGTAGCGAGTGAGAGGACTTTTTATTTGCTGGATTTAAAACCACAAATTCAAGGGGGTGCAAAGGAGCTTGAAAATATCAATCACTTAGAATTCAAACAAGTAAAATTTGCTTATGATGAGCATAAAGAGGTTTTAAAAGGCATTGATTTTGCTTTTAAAAAGGGTGAAATTTTAGCCTTTGTTGGTCCAAGCGGAGGGGGAAAAACTTCGATTATTGGACTGATTTTACATTTTTTTCAAAAAAAATCAGGGCAGATTTTAATCAATGGTGAAGAACTTGATAATTTTTCTTTAGAATCTTTACGCTCTAAAATCGCTTTGGTGACTCAAGATATTTATATTTTTAATGATACCATTGCACAAAATATCGCTTATAGTGGGGAAATTGATGAAGAAAAAATCATAGAGGTTTTAAAACTTGCAAATGCTTATGATTTTGTGATGCAAATGGGTGGAATTCATACAGAAATTTTTGAACACGGAAAAAATTTAAGCGGAGGGCAAAAACAAAGGATAGCTATTGCAAGAGCCTTGTATAAAAAGCCTGATTTGCTTATCTTTGATGAATCCACTTCAGCACTTGATAATGCAAGTGAGAGGGCTATCGTCCAAACCATAGAAAAACTTAAAAAAGAACATTTGATTTTAATGATAGCCCATCGTTTAAGCACGATTGAAAATGCGGATAAAATTGCCTTGCTTGATGAAGGAAAGATTGTTGCCATAGGAAGTGATGAGGAGCTTATGAGATTTTCTTCTGTTTATCAGAATTTTAAAAATCAAAAAGACAAAGCCGAACTTTAG
- the dapA gene encoding 4-hydroxy-tetrahydrodipicolinate synthase, with protein MDKNVIIGAMTALITPFKNGKLDEQTYIKLIQRQIAHGIDAVIPVGTTGESATLTHNEHKTCIELAVQTCKNTKVKVLAGAGSNATHEAEDLAKFAQEQGADGILSVTPYYNKPTQTGLFEHYKAIAKSVDIPVLLYNVPSRTACEIATNTAIKLFRECENIYGIKEASGSIDKCVDLLANEPRMIVISGDDAINYPILSNGGKGVISVTSNLLPDKISLLTHQAMEENFKEAKKINDALYQINKILFCESNPIPIKTAMYIAGLIEKLELRLPLCPPSKENFDKIEQTMKKYEIKGF; from the coding sequence ATGGATAAGAATGTCATTATCGGTGCTATGACAGCACTTATAACCCCTTTTAAGAATGGCAAACTTGACGAGCAAACTTATATCAAGCTCATTCAAAGACAAATTGCCCATGGTATTGATGCGGTTATTCCTGTCGGAACAACGGGTGAAAGTGCAACTTTAACGCATAATGAACATAAAACTTGCATAGAACTTGCCGTGCAAACTTGTAAAAATACAAAGGTTAAGGTTTTAGCAGGAGCTGGGAGCAATGCAACTCATGAGGCAGAGGATTTAGCAAAATTTGCACAAGAGCAAGGAGCTGATGGAATTTTAAGCGTAACGCCTTATTACAACAAACCCACTCAAACAGGACTTTTTGAACATTATAAGGCTATTGCAAAGAGTGTGGATATTCCGGTGCTTTTGTATAATGTTCCGAGCAGGACAGCTTGTGAAATTGCTACAAATACAGCAATTAAGCTTTTTAGGGAGTGTGAAAATATTTATGGGATTAAAGAAGCGAGTGGAAGTATAGATAAATGTGTGGATTTACTTGCAAATGAGCCTAGAATGATTGTCATTAGCGGAGATGATGCGATTAATTATCCTATACTTTCAAATGGTGGCAAGGGCGTTATTTCTGTAACTTCAAATTTATTGCCCGATAAAATCAGCCTTTTAACGCATCAAGCTATGGAAGAAAATTTTAAAGAGGCGAAAAAAATCAATGACGCACTTTATCAAATCAATAAAATTTTATTTTGTGAAAGCAATCCAATCCCTATAAAAACAGCAATGTATATCGCAGGACTCATTGAAAAATTAGAATTAAGGCTTCCGCTTTGTCCTCCAAGTAAAGAAAATTTTGATAAAATTGAACAAACAATGAAAAAATATGAAATAAAAGGATTTTAA
- a CDS encoding tetraacyldisaccharide 4'-kinase, with protein sequence MTWLDCYFFKPNLFQKILAFLLLPLSLVYVVFAILNFHLRKKVDFQKPIISVGNLSFGGNSKTPFCKAVAKEFEGSFIVLRGYKRKSKGLVIVKNDTKILCSVKESGDEAMEYAYEEHIKGVIVSKNRELGITKAFELGAKIVILDDAFSKFHIKKFDILLQSQVKPYFNFVLPSGAYRLPKFYEKKANLIAEEGRDFYTHSFTKENPNAILVTAIAKPFRLYEHFIKARACYFFSDHYEFKKEELQALLQKHNCDTLMLTFKDFVKIKDFGFKCQVIELHIELKEHLKQELRKYIGSFYAFSGK encoded by the coding sequence ATGACTTGGCTTGATTGTTATTTTTTTAAACCTAATCTTTTTCAAAAAATTCTTGCTTTCTTACTCTTGCCTTTGAGTTTGGTTTATGTTGTATTTGCAATTTTAAATTTTCATTTGAGAAAAAAAGTGGATTTTCAAAAACCTATCATTAGCGTTGGAAATTTGAGTTTTGGTGGAAATAGTAAAACCCCTTTTTGTAAGGCTGTGGCAAAGGAATTTGAGGGAAGTTTTATTGTGCTTAGGGGTTATAAAAGAAAAAGTAAGGGTTTAGTCATTGTAAAAAATGATACAAAAATTCTATGCAGCGTCAAAGAAAGTGGAGATGAGGCGATGGAATATGCTTATGAGGAGCATATAAAGGGCGTGATTGTCAGTAAAAACAGAGAACTTGGAATCACAAAAGCCTTTGAGCTTGGGGCTAAGATTGTGATTTTAGACGATGCTTTTTCTAAATTTCATATTAAAAAATTTGATATTTTGCTTCAGAGTCAAGTCAAGCCTTATTTTAATTTTGTTTTACCAAGCGGTGCTTATCGTTTGCCAAAATTTTATGAAAAAAAGGCAAATTTGATTGCAGAAGAGGGACGAGATTTTTACACTCATTCTTTTACGAAAGAAAATCCTAATGCCATTCTCGTAACAGCCATTGCAAAGCCTTTTCGTCTGTATGAGCATTTTATCAAGGCAAGGGCTTGTTATTTTTTTTCTGATCATTATGAATTTAAAAAAGAAGAATTACAAGCTTTGCTTCAAAAGCATAATTGTGATACACTTATGCTTACTTTTAAGGATTTTGTAAAAATTAAAGATTTTGGTTTTAAATGTCAAGTGATAGAACTTCATATCGAGCTTAAGGAGCATTTAAAACAAGAATTAAGAAAATATATAGGGAGTTTTTATGCTTTTAGTGGAAAGTAG